From Cheilinus undulatus linkage group 17, ASM1832078v1, whole genome shotgun sequence, one genomic window encodes:
- the LOC121525109 gene encoding uncharacterized protein KIAA2026 isoform X2 — protein MSSQSKYVSNSTEDTDLVITEDALSNGTCGVETMVELHFDGDSRDVTLEGDPALSNDGMSEFSNSDLSLPEVCISTNSNSFEDDMNYEVQQAYRIFTGFLLDKHKGITSPFLHPIGHQDAQHGIEGVRSRGQAQLKQSMCLRRMQEKFINQEYDTITEFVADFRLMLENCYRYHGVDHWISKQAQKLEIMLEQKLTLLSRTLREKTTLAVTSKGRFGLEEERSSSGTSTRRRLAPRSLATITVGGHESIMVQTLRLEEQQRVKEEKRQRELEKKEAEEMSAKEVDEWEQTLLSQASLHTVDTLWELPAIGHFLCLAQTALNLPEIVFFELERCLLMPRCSLLLSKIMSSLLSPSQRRATLHRRPALPYRRWESELRQRVMGWYRAVGASRDQPGRAEQLGLCHQFFRALGEVSPLTEKPFHLLPFYQRVWLLKGLCDHVYETQKDVQDAVLSQPIHECRESILGYDSKENAYIHFPHFCGADLRIYCQSPSTPPAFPFPSLWVKRVETEPVTEDEESDGMKDEGVKNDKACYRGTTDMGEYGGFGNGRTKLLESFKEENGEEEEDIKRFKIWSPKGESSESVSSDGDSCEDPKLDLYTNSLSRSHLSPNGGSGGKANIKEETVEVEHQSKRLLQQEQGFTLGSVRTIKAETKEPCLSVGEHSYTGRSPARSVNVAFTNKPVELKVEGGSLAQGNQRSFCLDCFKSKTSNLQSEDHNCCCGTSRLATQLSSESARNSSEERVNDKIWTKKKKWKKKRGREQLPRVKGEHKQLRRVDRMRLSPVETAKSGVRRVATTIKRKEKKKKHKTGKKVDASKKIKDEPSVEPSFKLVCTNLEELRELISKIEDELDDLESTKKRLGRWYYRREAVKDLHSTLIRLLNELSPWEPKLVKAYQRNRLRLKKEFDDFKNHPEYNNFVREECISSSSSDEDEERAFGKEACLLSDQYRRSEEEDMEHVVPRGLWSGASTREYLADSSGETTVTCVPQNHLKHPLDSPEKGISLLPKVQISSSNISSTPASGLPFRSELAPLNQSGDSNSAWAARLSAHASLSPSTPILHPTTGLPKGYTPIPTLLAKSVGNKVTLMKRPADCPMVNNVDKLRKASLVSLPTSTVTTTKLIKAQSSPSSSQQNSKQTQAQGAQQTEVVRHPGMAIVTAALPKSSQAKITQSAPKNPVQVIYKVPERLGHLVKKDGSSPVKISVHPVMDQNTGEKIMQQVVILPSNFLIKNTDKASFADQQQCQGIQVPASKAAGPLCMSTNVSGFTIPESRIPVQQVAPLKDTKTVRTPFPSVSPCLQQGVPITAGLKLAQVSSPSISTTQITPPKPSTNITPSSSGSSEPIKPAVPKQELKTVCIRDSQSILVTTRGGNTGIVKVQTSSNKNALGSLASTPVITISPQFKAFLVSKTSQTPLSSPSYTSSSTIPAVTSISLGQTQTQVPSVLKSSSSVTAPLLPAVTDSHPVPVSRTQPAGTTVATIQGSNTSNGSTTAKTSQQAQLAPAGSNIQASFVKNTAVPSLSSSVVPQGLTQGEITNKTGVKRPSTDDRSQVTKFILVTPSSSGASNVALSQGSLSSAKPVPTSRVMFISQPSVTSSITSVGSIQMHATTAGAGGQPMTTPLSSHSLKMGLSPGKPVGGLSSEVSKMKNISLPSGVQIHLTGKTTTIGQTIGALSCSPSKSKPVSFSVPISSIGVVPITSSSTITSCSAQLASNTSLTASSKLQGIPSSPVISQSSSSTSTSAAVTLPARNVIKKNLGTLQNVLSSNSPAQVTTTVQSSPAQASNVIHQPSTPTSGTVQEPIPSSSELALNKSQATISTTTIPITTPTADPIQQKIVINTSTPLAAGTQILLNNARFVVPPQGLNPGSHVLIISSPSPQQVPTAISAAVSVPPQGVSHVALTPQAPVLPQSPARLPGVPAASSPFVACTPSVGPSLPSKTPGVIPVRLKSLGSALLHSKTNVVSALPTLPAVQAGSFASPAVGASTLVSSPTRLVNIPALVSPVVTSAPVLGSALATIRLAAATPVQAECSSTNAPAVAPTLPKLAAPLSSFSLLPSPSSGPLASQIITVPATLSSAAGTPALHSSIPAQKVVSVSTPGAVMQPQHTAIGIAAHTIAPAQPSEQTGLGNTPVKKMVPAGMQPVLAGIRTQVLPTVVVPPIVSTVSRMQTLPVATVPPIGSTVNTFETPPVVTALSSSSTVIMSPTQTVSSLRTNNSIIPPVLNNQALGKHSLQTSPLSMHTGAPSKLLISPDGAVLNTVQCQANPAKLVVPPNSSTGALHICDSSLQPLPADRKCTN, from the exons ATGTCTTCACAATCCAAATATGTGAGCAACAGCACAGAAGACACTGATCTTGTCATAACAGAGGATGCACTCAGTAATGGCACCTGTGGAGTTGAGACTATGGTGGAGTTGCACTTTGATGGCGATAGCAGAGATGTTACGCTTGAGGGTGACCCTGCACTGAGCAATGATGGCATGTCAGAGTTTTCTAACAGTGATCTCTCTCTGCCTGAGGTTTGCATTTCTACCAACAGCAATAGTTTTGAGGATGATATGAACTATGAGGTCCAGCAGGCTTATCGGATATTCACTGGCTTCCTCTTGGACAAGCACAAAGGCATCACCAGCCCATTCCTTCATCCTATTGGTCACCAGGACGCCCAGCATGGCATTGAAGGGGTCAGGAGCCGGGGTCAGGCACAGCTCAAGCAGTCAATGTGTTTGCGGAGGATGCAAGAGAAGTTTATCAACCAGGAGTATGACACCATTACAGAGTTTGTGGCAGACTTCAGGCTGATGTTGGAGAACTGTTATCGATACCATGGGGTGGACCACTGGATCTCCAAACAGGCTCAAAAACTGGAAATCATGCTGGAGCAGAAGCTTACGTTGCTATCCAG GACTCTGCGAGAGAAGACGACCTTGGCAGTGACTTCTAAAGGACGTTTTGGGCTCGAGGAggaaaggagttcatcaggcaCTTCAACAAGGAGGAGACTGGCCCCTCGTAGCCTGGCTACCATCACTGTTGGTGGACACGAGTCTATCATGGTGCAGACCTTAAGGCTAGAAGAGCAACAGAGGGTCAAGGAAGAAAAGAG GCAACGTGAGCTTGAGAAGAAAGAAGCAGAGGAAATGTCAGCCAAAGAGGTGGATGAGTGGGAGCAGACTTTACTGTCACAGGCGTCCCTCCACACTGTGGACACACTTTGGGAACTCCCTGCTATCGGGCACTTCCTCTGCCTTGCTCAGACTGCCCTTAACCTCCCAGAGATTGTATTTTTTGAGCTTGAGCGCTGTTTATTGATGCCTCGCTGCAGCCTCCTCCTGTCCAAAATCATGTCTTCCCTGCTGTCCCCATCCCAGCGAAGGGCAACCCTGCACCGTAGGCCTGCTCTGCCTTACCGCCGCTGGGAATCAGAGCTCAGGCAGCGGGTCATGGGCTGGTATCGAGCTGTAGGTGCTTCCCGTGATCAGCCAGGGCGGGCTGAGCAACTGGGCCTCTGCCACCAGTTTTTCAGGGCGCTCGGAGAGGTTAGTCCTTTGACAGAGAAACCCTTTCACTTGCTCCCCTTCTACCAGCGAGTATGGCTTCTGAAGGGTCTGTGTGATCATGTGTATGAGACGCAGAAAGACGTGCAGGATGCTGTGCTGTCCCAGCCTATTCATGAATGTAGGGAGTCTATTTTGGGCTACGACAGTAAAGAGAATGCCTACATACATTTCCCACATTTCTGTGGGGCTGACCTGAGGATTTACTGCCAGAGCCCCAGCACACCCCCAGCTTTCCCCTTCCCTTCTTTATGGGTCAAAAGAGTTGAAACAGAGCCAGTGACAGAGGATGAAGAGTCAGATGGAATGAAGGATGAGGGGGTCAAAAATGACAAGGCGTGTTACAGAGGAACAACAGACATGGGGGAGTATGGTGGTTTTGGAAATGGAAGAACAAAGCTGCTGGAGAGTTTCAAAGAGGAAAATggggaagaagaggaagatatcaaaaggtttaaaatatgGTCACCAAAGGGAGAGAGTTCTGAATCAGTATCCTCTGATGGAGACTCTTGTGAAGATCCTAAACTGGACCTATACACTAACTCCTTATCCCGGTCACATTTAAGTCCTAATGGTGGAAGTGGTGGGAAAGCTAATATAAAGGAAGAGACTGTAGAGGTGGAGCATCAATCTAAGAGACTCTTGCAACAGGAGCAGGGCTTCACATTGGGCTCAGTGCGCACCATTAAAGCAGAGACAAAAGAGCCCTGTCTGAGTGTGGGTGAGCACAGTTACACTGGCAGGTCACCTGCTCGATCAGTGAATGTGGCCTTCACAAACAAACCAGTGGAGCTCAAAGTGGAGGGAGGAAGTCTCGCCCAGGGAAACCAAAGATCATTCTGCTTGGactgttttaaaagcaaaacaagtAATCTCCAATCTGAGGATCACAACTGCTGCTGTGGAACATCAAGGCTAGCAACACAGTTGTCATCTGAAAGTGCTCGAAACTCAAGTGAAGAGAGGGTTAATGACAAAatctggacaaaaaaaaaaaagtggaagaaaaagagagggagggaacaGCTGCCGAGGGTGAAAGGCGAGCACAAGCAGCTGCGGCGCGTGGACAGGATGAGGCTGTCCCCAGTTGAGACTGCCAAGTCTGGAGTGCGACGAGTCGCCACAACGATCAAaaggaaggagaagaagaaaaaacataaaacag GAAAAAAGGTTGATGCttcaaaaaagataaaagatgaACCTTCAGTTGAACCATCATTCAAG TTGGTATGCACAAATCTTGAGGAGCTGCGAGAGTTGATCAGTAAGATTGAAGATGAGCTTGATGACCTGGAGAGCACCAAAAAGAGACTG GGTCGGTGGTATTATAGGAGAGAAGCTGTGAAAGACCTCCACAGCACTCTAATCAGACTACTGAATGAGCTTTCTCCCTGGGAACCCAAACTTGTTAAGGCCTACCAGAGGAATAG GCTTCGTTTAAAGAAGGAATTTGATGATTTCAAGAACCACCCAGAGTACAATAACTTTGTGCGTGAAGAATGtatctcatcatcatcatcagatgaagatgaagagagGGCTTTTGGGAAGGAGGCATGTTTGCTCTCAGATCAATATAGACGATCAGAAGAAGAGGACATGGAGCATGTGGTTCCTAGAGGTCTTTGGAGTGGAG CAAGCACCAGGGAGTATTTGGCTGATTCTTCTGGAGAAACAACAGTGACATGTGTACCTCAGAACCACCTGAAACACCCCCTGGACTCCCCAGAGAAAGGAATCAGTCTGCTACCAAAAGTTCAGATAAGCAGCAGTAATATCTCATCAACTCCGGCCTCTGGGCTCCCATTTAGATCAGAATTAGCCCCATTAAACCAATCAGGGGATTCAAACTCGGCATGGGCAGCAAGGCTTTCAGCCCATGCTTCACTGTCACCCAGCACCCCCATCCTCCACCCCACCACTGGACTACCTAAGGGCTACACGCCCATCCCCACCCTGCTGGCTAAgagtgtgggaaacaaagtgaCCTTAATGAAACGGCCTGCTGATTGCCCAATGGTAAACAACGTAGACAAACTGAGAAAAGCATCATTGGTGTCCCTGCCTACCTCTACAGTGACAACCACAAAACTTATAAAAGCACAAAGTTCTCCGTCCAGTTCCCAGCAGAattcaaaacaaacacaggcacaaGGAGCCCAGCAGACAGAAGTAGTAAGACACCCAGGGATGGCCATAGTGACGGCAGCTCTTCCTAAATCATCACAGGCCAAAATAACACAGAGTGCACCAAAAAATCCAGTTCAAGTGATATACAAGGTACCTGAGAGGCTGGGGCATCTTGTAAAGAAAGATGGCAGCAGCCCAGTCAAGATCTCTGTTCATCCTGTCATGGACCAGAACACCGGGGAGAAAATCATGCAGCAAGTAGTGATTCTTCCTTCAAACTTTCTtattaaaaacactgataaGGCTTCTTTTGCAGATCAGCAACAGTGTCAGGGCATTCAGGTTCCAGCTTCTAAAGCTGCTGGACCATTATGTATGTCAACCAATGTGTCTGGGTTTACCATTCCCGAAAGTAGAATTCCTGTTCAGCAAGTGGCTCCGCTGAAAGATACCAAGACAGTGAGGACCCCTTTTCCCTCTGTTTCACCTTGTCTGCAACAGGGGGTCCCAATCACTGCAGGGCTTAAGCTGGCACAAGTCAGTAGTCCTTCTATTAGCACAACCCAAATTACCCCGCCAAAGCCCTCAACCAATATTACTCCTTCTAGTTCAGGTTCCAGCGAACCAATCAAACCTGCAGTCCCGAAACAGGAGCTTAAAACTGTGTGCATCCGTGACTCTCAGTCCATCTTGGTAACAACTAGAGGAGGCAACACAGGCATTGTTAAAGTCCAGACATCCTCAAACAAGAATGCACTTGGCTCTTTAGCCTCCACTCCAGTCATCACCATCTCACCTCAGTTTAAAGCCTTTCTTGTATCCAAGACTTCACAGACTCCTCTCTCATCTCCCTCTTATACTTCCTCTTCCACCATTCCAGCAGTGACAAGTATCTCTTTGGGGCAAACTCAGACACAGGTTCCTTCAGTATTAAAGTCCTCTTCCTCTGTCACGGCCCCCCTGCTTCCTGCAGTAACTGATAGCCATCCTGTTCCAGTTTCAAGAACTCAGCCTGCAGGCACCACTGTCGCTACAATTCAAGGCTCCAACACCTCAAATGGTTCAACAACTGCAAAGACGAGTCAGCAAGCGCAACTGGCTCCTGCTGGTTCGAATATTCAAGCTTCATTTgtaaaaaacactgcagttccATCACTGAGTAGTTCTGTTGTCCCCCAAGGTCTTACTCAAGGGGAGATCACTAACAAGACTGGTGTGAAGCGGCCTAGTACAGATGACAGATCTCAAGTCACTAAATTCATCTTAGTTACTCCCTCTTCTTCTGGGGCATCAAATGTGGCCTTATCTCAAGGTTCTCTTTCTTCCGCAAAACCAGTTCCTACATCAAGAGTCATGTTCATCAGTCAACCTTCAGTAACGTCATCCATCACCTCCGTGGGAAGCATTCAGATGCATGCAACAACAGCAGGGGCTGGTGGACAGCCTATGACTACTCCTTTATCAAGTCATTCTCTAAAAATGGGATTAAGTCCTGGAAAGCCAGTTGGTGGTTTGAGCTCAGAAGTGTCCAAAATGAAGAACATCAGTCTGCCGTCAG GGGTTCAAATACACTTGACAGGGAAGACAACAACCATTGGACAGACAATCGGTGCCCTCTCATGTTCTCCTTCAAAGAGCAAACCAGTGTCGTTCTCAGTTCCAATAAGTTCCATTGGAGTGGTCCCCATCACAAGTTCGAGCACCATCACTAGCTGTTCTGCCCAGCTTGCCTCTAACACTTCACTGACCGCCAGCTCGAAACTTCAAGGTATTCCATCCTCGCCCGTCATCTCCCAGTCAAGCTCTTCCACATCCACTTCTGCTGCTGTGACACTGCCTGCAAGGAACGTAATCAAGAAAAACCTTGGCACGCTTCAAAATGTACTGTCTAGTAACTCTCCTGCTCAGGTAACCACTACTGTGCAGAGTAGCCCAGCCCAAGCCTCCAATGTCATCCATCAGCCATCAACACCTACAAGCGGCACTGTTCAGGAACCTATCCCATCTTCCTCTGAACTTGCTCTCAATAAAAGCCAAGCAACCATCTCGACAACCACTATCCCAATCACCACCCCTACTGCAGACCCAATCCAGCAGAAGATAGTCATCAACACCTCTACGCCCCTTGCTGCAGGAACGCAGATCCTACTCAACAATGCACGTTTTGTAGTCCCTCCCCAGGGTCTAAATCCAGGCAGCCACGTTCTCATCATCTCCAGCCCTTCACCCCAGCAAGTGCCTACTGCTATAAGCGCTGCAGTATCAGTTCCTCCACAAGGGGTGAGCCATGTTGCTCTGACACCTCAAGCACCTGTTTTACCACAGTCTCCTGCAAGGCTACCTGGTGTCCCAGCTGCAAGTTCTCCTTTTGTAGCATGCACCCCTAGTGTTGGTCCATCATTGCCTTCAAAAACTCCCGGTGTCATCCCCGTCAGACTTAAAAGTCTGGGATCAGCGTTGTTGCACAGTAAAACAAATGTAGTATCTGCTCTGCCTACATTACCAGCTGTGCAGGCTGGTAGTTTTGCATCACCTGCAGTGGGTGCATCCACTTTGGTTTCATCCCCAACAAGATTAGTCAATATACCAGCGCTAGTTTCCCCAGTGGTCACCAGTGCTCCTGTTCTTGGCTCTGCACTGGCTACAATCAGGTTAGCTGCGGCAACACCAGTGCAAGCTGAATGTTCATCTACCAATGCGCCTGCAGTAGCACCCACCTTACCCAAATTGGCTGCACCTTTATCTTCCTTCTCTCTTTTGCCCAGCCCATCATCTGGTCCCCTGGCAAGCCAGATCATAACAGTACCAGCAACCCTCTCGTCAGCTGCTGGCACACCAGCTTTGCATTCTTCTATTCCTGCCCAGAAGGTGGTTTCAGTGTCAACCCCAGGCGCAGTTATGCAGCCCCAACACACGGCAATTGGAATTGCAGCACACACCATTGCTCCGGCACAGCCTTCAGAGCAAACAGGGCTGGGAAACACACCAGTCAAAAAGATGGTGCCAGCAGGAATGCAACCAGTGCTTGCCGGCATTCGAACACAAGTTTTACCAACAGTGGTTGTTCCACCAATTGTAAGTACAGTGTCTAGGATGCAGACACTGCCAGTCGCTACAGTTCCACCCATTGGAAGCACTGTCAACACCTTTGAAACACCACCTGTGGTGACTGCACTTTCATCAAGCAGCACTGTAATAATGAGTCCAACTCAAACAGTCTCTTCGTTGAGGACAAACAACAGCATTATACCACCTGTTTTGAACAATCAAGCACTTGGAAAGCACTCTCTGCAGACCTCACCCCTAAGTATGCATACTGGTGCACCATCCAAGCTACTAATTAGCCCTGATGGGGCTGTTCTGAACACAGTTCAGTGCCAGGCTAATCCAGCAA